A stretch of Chitinophaga caeni DNA encodes these proteins:
- the ypfJ gene encoding KPN_02809 family neutral zinc metallopeptidase, translating to MKWSGRRMSDNVDDRRGKGGGMVVGGGILTVVIAIIVYFMGGDPSQLLNSNTGTTQNNQHVISQEEQQLADFVKVVLADTEDVWSQIFSEMNRSYQAPTMVLFTGNVQSACGGASSASGPFYCPADEKLYIDLSFYQELKDRFQAPGDFAMAYVVAHEVGHHVQNLLGTSRKVQELRQQLSETDYNKLSVRLELQADFYAGLWAHYDQKMKDVLEPGDIDEALTAANAIGDDRLQKESQGYVVPDAFTHGTSEQRMYWFKKGYETGDIRQGDTFNNNR from the coding sequence ATGAAATGGTCTGGCCGTCGTATGAGCGATAATGTTGATGATCGCAGGGGCAAAGGTGGCGGAATGGTTGTTGGTGGCGGAATTTTAACCGTTGTCATCGCTATTATCGTCTACTTTATGGGAGGAGATCCTTCCCAGCTGTTAAACTCCAACACGGGAACTACCCAAAATAACCAGCATGTAATTTCCCAGGAAGAGCAGCAATTAGCCGATTTCGTCAAGGTGGTTTTAGCTGATACAGAAGATGTTTGGTCACAAATATTCTCCGAAATGAACCGCAGCTACCAAGCGCCGACCATGGTATTGTTTACCGGCAATGTTCAATCAGCTTGCGGTGGCGCATCCAGCGCTAGCGGGCCGTTTTACTGTCCCGCGGATGAAAAATTATATATTGATTTGTCTTTTTATCAAGAGTTAAAGGATCGCTTCCAAGCGCCCGGCGACTTTGCCATGGCTTACGTGGTAGCCCATGAAGTTGGTCACCACGTACAGAATTTACTAGGCACCAGCAGGAAAGTTCAAGAACTGAGGCAACAATTGAGCGAAACAGATTATAACAAGCTTTCCGTTCGCCTGGAGCTCCAGGCTGACTTTTACGCCGGGCTTTGGGCGCATTACGATCAAAAAATGAAAGATGTACTTGAACCCGGGGATATCGACGAAGCACTTACCGCTGCCAATGCTATCGGGGATGACCGTTTACAGAAAGAATCCCAAGGTTACGTTGTTCCTGATGCCTTCACTCACGGCACTTCCGAACAGCGTATGTATTGGTTTAAGAAAGGTTATGAAACCGGGGATATCCGCCAGGGAGACACTTTCAATAATAACCGGTAA